Below is a window of Shinella sp. PSBB067 DNA.
TGCTGAAATGGAACTCCCGGTTCAGCTTCAGGTAGGCGCGGGCATCGAAGGTCAGCGTGGTCTCGGCGATCCGGCCGATCAGCGCTTCCATCCGGACGAAATCCTCGTCGGTGAAGAGGGGCGTCGCCAGCTCGGCGGCCATGCCCTCCAGCGCCACGCGCATCGGCAGGAGATGGTTGAAGCGCTCGACCGTCATCTGCGGAACGACGATCTGGCGGTTGGGCAACTGGACGAGCAGCCGCTCGGCGACCAGCCGCTGCAGCGCCTCGCGGATCGGCGTTGCGGAAATCCCGAAACTGTCGGCAAGGTTGCGGATGACCATGGGCTGCATCGGCGCGAAGGTCCCGTCGGACATGCCCTTGAGGATTTCGCCGTAAGCCCTGTCACTCAGCGGTTCCCGCTCGATTTTGGTCATTTTGCCCATTCCCCCGGCAGTTGCGGCGCATGTTGCTCGTCTTTTCGTCAATACACGAGCGCGCATCGTCTGGCGACAAGATATATCATATATCTAAACAGGTTTGTTCGCCGCCCAGCGGTCCCGCGGGCATCATTTTCGCTCTGGCAGAGGCGTCTTCATGCTGCATGAAACTCTACGTTTTTTCCCCGGCGGGGACCGTGCCGTCGAGGTGGAACTCGGCGACGGGATGGACTTCACGCTGAATTTCACCGTCCACCGGCTCGTGGCCGCGATCCGCGAGGCGGCGATCCCGGCCATCGAGGACATCATCCCCGAGCTGGCATCGCTCCAGATCAACTATGACCCCGACAGGATGTCCTACGAGGATCTCGTCCAGGAGATCGCGGCGATCTACGGGCGCATCGGAACGGGCATTTCCGGCACGCTGCCGAGCCGGCTGGTGACCATGCCGGTCTGCTATTTCGAGGCGGAGACGACGGCATGCATCGAGGACTATCGCAGGACCTATCCCGAAAAGCGCGCCGATCCCGACCTCCTGTGCGAACTGAACGGGCTTGAGGACAGGGCCGCGCTCGCCCGGCGGCATTCCGCAACGGAGTACTGGGTCGCCGCCCTCGGCTTCTGGCCGGGCCTCTGCTCGCTTCTGCCGCTGCGCCCCGGCTCGCGCATCACCGCTCCCAAGTACAACCCGCCGCGGACCTGGACCCCGAAGGGCGCGGTCGGCATCGGCGGCGCGCTCTCCTGCATCTACCCGGACCGCACGCCCGGCGGCTACCAGTTGATCGGCAGGTGCCCCGCGCCGATCTACGACGGCGCGCAGCGCCTGCCGGCCTTCCGCGACAGCCTCGCATTGCTGCGGGCCGGCGACAGGGTGCGCTTCCGGCCCGTCAGCGCCGAGGAGTGCGCCTGGATCGACGCCGAAGTCGCCGCGGGCCGCTACGAGCACGACATCGTCGAATACCAGGTCTTCTCGGTCGATCGCTATCTCGACTGGGCGAGGGCCCATGGAGAAAAGGCATGAGCACGCATTCCATCACCGTCCTGAAACCCGGCCTTGAGACCACGGTTCAGGAACTGCCGGGCCGGATCGGTTACCTGGAGCAGGGGTTCCCGGTCTCCGGCCCCTTCGACAAGTGGTCGTTCCGGCAGGCGAACCTGCTGGCCGGAAACCCGCGCGATGCCGCCGCGCTCGAATGCCAGTTCCTCGGCCCCGCGCTGCGCTTCGAGTGCGACGCCGTGGTCGCGGTCACCGGCGCGGACATGCGCCCGAAGCTCGACGGCCAGCCGGTGCCGATGTGGCAAAGCGTGCCGGTCGCCGCCGGACAGGTCCTGGAACTTGCCGCCGCCTATACCGGCGCGCGCGGCTACATCGCCGTCTCCGGCGGCATCGACACGCCCGTCGTGCTCGGCTCGCGCGCCGTGTTCCACATGGCGCGGGTCGGCGGCCAGGCGCTGGCGAAGGACCAGATCCTTCCGCTCGGCCCGCAGCCCACGGGTCCCCGTGATCTCCTCGCGGTCCCCGAAGCCGTCCGCCCGCCGTTCCCCACCGACAGGACATGGCAGATCGAGGCGCTCGCCGGGCCGAACGACGACTGGCTGGACGACGCCTCGGTGGAGATGTTCTTCTCCGCCGACTGGTCGGTCCAGGCCAAGAGCAACCGCACGGGGATTCGCCTCACCGGGCCCGAATTCGGCTTTGCCGGGCGGGCGCTGTCGAAGGGCAGCGACCACGGCCAGGATCCCTCCAACATCATCGACCACGGCTATCCGCTGGGCGCCGTGAACCTGGCGGGCCAGACGCCCATCATCCTCGTCAACGATGCCCCGAGCACCGGCGGCTTCATCAATCCCTTTACCGTGGCCAGCGCTGCGCTCTGGAAACTCGCGCAGGCCAAGCCCGGCGACATCCTCCGTTTCCGCCGGGTCGACCGCGAGGAAGCGGCCCGCCTTCGCGCCGCGCTCGAAACGGTGACAAGTGCAGGAGTGACCGTTCGTGTCTGAAAGTCTGAATACCGTATCCACGAGCGATCCCGTTCACGGCGCGCTCGGCGGAACGCTGAACAGCCCGCCGCCGGCCATCGACGAGGCGACGGCCGTCCGGCTGATGAAAACCCATTTCGGCATAACGGGCGTGGCGGAGACCATCGCCTGCGAGCGCGATGCCAATTTCCACATCGTCGCCGATGACGGCCGCGGCTTCACCCTGAAGGTGTCGAACCCGGCGGAGCCTGAAATCAACACCAATTTCCAGACCGAGGCCCTGCTCTGGCTGCAGGCGCGCGATCCCGGCCTGCCGGTGCCCAAGGTCGTGCGCGCGCTCGACGGCAGGAGCGAGTTCCCGCTCGTGCTGGAGGACGGACGGTCCAGCGTCATCCGCGTCCTCACCTGGCTTGAGGGCGTTCCCGTCGTCCGCGTGGGCGTGACCCCGGCGCTGCGGCGCGACATGGCCCGCTCGCTGGCGCGGCTCGGCGCCGCCTTCGAGGGGTTCGACCATCCCGCTTCGGGCCATGAGATCCTCTGGGACGTCAAGAATGCCGCGACCCTGCGGCCCTTGATCGAGGCCTTGAAGGAGCCGGACCTGCGCGGCCAGCTCACGGCGGAGCTCGACCATTTCGAGCGAGACGTCCTTCCCGTCCTTTCGACGCTGCGCCAGCGCGTGGTGCACAACGACCTCAACCTGCACAATGTGGTGCTGGATCCGGCCGATCCCGACCGGATCACCGGGATCCTCGATTTCGGCGACATGGTGAAGACGCCGCTGATCATCGACCTGGCGGTGGCCGCCTCCTACCACACGCAACTGCCGGAGGAGAACCTGGCGGCCGTCTGCGACATGGTGCGCGCCTATCATGCCGTGCTGCCGCTGGAGCGGCGCGAGGTGGAGGTGCTGCGGGACCTTGTCGTGGCGCGGCTGATGACGACCGTCGCCATCACCGAGGGACGCGCCGCGCGCTACCCGCAGAACGCGGCCTATATCCTGCGCAACAACGGTCCCGCCCGCGAGGGACTGCGTCTTTTTGCAACTCTTCCCCGAGATCAGGTCACGGCGGCGCTCATGGCCGCGTGCAACATGGAGTGAGCTATGAATACCCAGGAATCGATGGTCAATGCCTTCATCGAAGGCGCGGCGGAACTCGACGAGGCGACGGCCTCCATGATCGCGGAACGCAAGGCGCTGCTTGGGCCGGCCTACCGGCTGATGTACGAGCGCCCGCTGCATTTCGTGCGCGGGGAGGGCGTATGGCTCTATGATCCCGAGGGCAACGCCTATCTGGATGCCTACAACAACGTCACCTCGATCGGCCATTGCCATCCGAAGGTGGTCGAGGCGATCCGCGAGCAGGTCGGCGTGCTCGCCACGAATACCCGCTACCTGCACGCCGGGGTGCTGAGCTACGCAAGGCGCCTGCTGGCCACCATGCCGTCCGAGGTCGAGCATCTCATGTTCACCTGCACGGGCTCGGACGCCAACGACCTCGCGATACGGATCGCCCAGGCGCATACCGGCGGCAAGGGCATTATCGTGACGGAGACGGCCTATCACGGCATCACCCAGGCGGTGTCGGAATTCTCCCCCTCGCTGGGCGAGAACGTCAATCTCGGCGTACATGTGCGCACTGTGCCGGCGCCCGATTCCTACCGCTCCGGCAATGTGGCCGAGGAGTTCACCGCCGCCGTCAAGGCCGCCATCGCCGATCTGCAGCGCCACGGCATCAAGCCGGCGCTCTTCATCTGCGACGGCCTGTTCGCGAGCGACGGCGTCTTCGACGGGCCGGCGGGCTTCCTCAAGGGCGCGGTCGATGCGATCCGCGCGGCGGGCGGCGTCTACATCGCCGACGAGGTGCAGTCCGGCTTCGGCCGCACGGGCGAGGCCATGTGGGGCTTCCAGCGCCACGGCGTCGTTCCCGATCTCGTGACCATGGGCAAGCCGATGGGCAACGGCTTTCCGGTGGCGGGCGTTGCCGCGCGCGCCGAGCTTCTTGCCGAGTTCGGCAAGAAGGCACGCTATTTCAACACCTTCGGCGGAAATGCCGTCGCCGTCGCCGCCGCGTCTGCCGTCCTCGACGTCATCGAGGAGGAGAACCTCCTGGAAAACGCCCGCACGATCGGCCTTCACCTCAGGCAAGGCTTCGAGGCGCTCGCCCGCACGCATCCATGCATCGGCGACGTCAGGGGCGCGGGGCTGTTCCTCGGTGTCGAGATCGTTTCCGACCGGGCTCGCAAGACGCCGGACGGCGCTACCGCGACCCGCATCATCAATGGCCTGCGTGACGAGAACGTCCTTATCTCGGGCTGCGCCAAGGCGGCGAACGTCCTGAAGATCCGCCCGCCGCTCGTGTTCTCGCGCGAGAACGCGGACGAACTGATCGCCAAGCTCGGCCGCGTGCTGCAACGCCTGTCCTGAACCAAGCAAGCCTTCCGGAGATATCCATGACCATCAAGACTATCGAAGCGATCCTGCCGGGCGTCATCTACCTGTCCTCTTCGCCCGATGCCCCGCCGTTCAAGAATGCCGGCGACAAGGTCGCCGCGGGCGAGACCGTGGCGCTGGTCGAAGTGATGAAGTCCTTCCTGCCGGTCGAGGCGGATGCCGAGGGCACGTTCCTCGGCTACTCCGTCGAGAGCGGCAGCAATGTCGAGCCGGGCGAGGCCGTCTGCCGGATCGAGAGCACGCAATGAGCGCCCCGATCCGCAAGCTGCTCGTCGCCAACCGCGGCGAGATCGCGGTGCGCATCATCCGGGCCGCAAAGGAACTCGGCATCGCGACCGTCCAGGTCGTCAGCGAGGCCGACCGCGACATGCTGGCGGCGCGGATGGCCGACGAGACGATCGAGATCGGACCGGCAGCGGCCGCGAAGTCCTATCTGAACGTCGACAACGTGCTCGATGCGCTGCGCCGCAGCGGCGCTGACGCCCTGCATCCCGGATACGGGTTCCTCTCGGAGAATGCCGGGTTCGCGCGGGCGGTCACAGATATGGGCCGCATCTTCGTCGGGCCGGATGCCGATACGATCGAGCGCATGGGCGACAAGGTGAATGCCCGTCGGGCCGCCATCGCGGCGGGCGTGCCCGTCGTGCCCGGCAGCGAGGGGCGTCTCGACGATGCCGGGGACGCGCTGAAGCTGGCCGGCGAGATGGGCTATCCCGTCATGGTCAAGGCCGCGGCCGGCGGCGGCGGGCGCGGCATCCGCGTCGTGCGCAGCGCCGAGGAGCTTGCGGCCGCGGTGCCGCAGGCGATCGCCGAGGCCAGGGCCTCCTTCGGCGACGGCGGGCTCTACATGGAAGCCTTCATCGAGAATGCGCGCCATATCGAGGTGCAGGTGCTCGGCGACGGCAAATCCGTCGTGCATCTCTTCGAGCGCGAATGCTCCCTGCAGCGCAGGCGCCAGAAGGTCTGGGAGGAGGCGCCCGCCGCCGCGCTCCCGCCGGAGATGCGCGAGGCGCTTTGCGCATCGGCGGTGCGGCTGGCAAGCGCGGTCGGCTATCGCGGCGCGGGCACGATGGAGTATCTCTACGATCCCGCCCGCAAGGCGTTCTATTTCATCGAGATGAACACCCGCATCCAGGTCGAGCATCCCGTGACCGAGATGATCACCGGCGTCGATCTCGTCCGCGAGATGCTGATGATCGCCGGCGGGGCGGCCCTGTCGATGACGCAGGACGACATCCGCTGCGACGGCCACGCGATCGAGGTCAGGATCAATGCCGAGGACCCGGCGCGCAATTTCCTGCCCAGTCCGGGTCCGGTCGACCGGTTCAAGGTGCCGCACGGAGACGGCATCCGCTTCGATACGGGTTTCGACGCCGGCAGCCGGGTGCCGCCCTATTACGATTCCCTTGTCGGAAAGCTGATCGTCAGGGGCGCCTCCCGCGCCGAGGCCATCGCGCGCCTGGCGGCGGCCCTGAAGGAGACCGAGATCGGCCCCATCGCCACGACTCTCGCCCTGCATCGGGCGCTGGCGGAGGCACCGGACGTCCTTTCGGGCGAGGTCTCGACGCAATGGCTGGAGACCTGGCTGGCGGAAAGCCCGCCCGGCCTCTAGAGCAATTCCAGCAAAAGTGCGCAGCGGTTTTGCGTCCGGAATTGCGTAGAAACAAAAGGATAGAGCGTTTTCGCGATTCGAAGAAAAGCGGAATTGCTCTAGCGCTTCAGCGATGTCCCGGCTCCGCGACCTTTCGCCTGCGGAGCCGGCACCCGCTCAGGCCGGTCCGCGAGCGCAGGCCGTGGCCGGCAGCAGAAGGGCGCCGAGCGCCCCGTGGCTTTCCACCGCGGTCCTCGCGCCGGCCTCGCAAAGCAGGCGGCGCTGGGCGTCGCGGTGGCCTTCGAGATGGCTGCCGCCGAGAAAGCCGATGCACGCCATGCCGGCGGCTCCTGCCGCCTCTGCGCCCGCCACGGCATCCTCCACCACCACGCTTTCGCCTGGGGCATATCCCATTTCGGCCGCCGCATGGAGGAAGAGGTCCGGCGCCGGCTTTCCGCGCGGCACGGCTTCCGCGCTGAAGGCCGCGCCGGCGAACCGGTCCGCAAGGCCGAGGCAGTCGAGCGCGAAAGCGATCCGTTGCGGACTGCCGCCCGACGCGATGCAGCAGGCGATGCCTTGCCGCTCCAGATCGTCCAGCAGCCCGGCGATGCCGTCCATGGCGGCAAGCTCGGAACGATAACGCCGGTAGAGGCGCGCGTGCCAGACATCCGGGAAATCGGGCACGCACGGCGCGCCCGTCCGCTCGGCGATATAGTCCATGTGCCGGGCGGTGGACACGCCGAGGAAGAGGGCGCGCGCCTCCTCGTAGGAGACCGCCGCGCCGCGCTCCGTCATCTCCGCCGCGAGTTCCTCCAGTGCTATGGCCTCGCTGTCGGCGATCACCCCGTCGAAGTCGAAGATGACGGCGCGGATGGTCTCCGGCATCCGCGCCGTCATCGCGTCACTCGCCATAGGGCAGCCAGATCGTCTTCACCTGCGTCGCGCGGCGCAGGTATTCCTGGCCCTGGCCGAAGCGCGGATCGCGCCAGTCGCGCAGGCGCCCCTGGTCCACCCAGACCGGCTTGAGGTTGCCGGCGGATGCCGTTTCCACCATGCGCGAGCCATCCTCGCTGCCGCAATACCAGAGGGCCGACACGTCGTCGTGCTCGGCGAGCGTCCTGGCCAGGACGTCGCGCTCGCCCGTCAGGAGATTGACGACGCCGGCGGGAATGTCCGACGTCTCGAACACCTGGTAGAGGCGGGCGGCGACGAGGGGATGGGCCTGCGAGGCGACCGCCACCACCCGGTTGCCCATGGCGATCGCCGGCAGCACCAGCGACAGCAGGGCCAGAAGCGGCGCCTCGTCGGGCGCCACGATCCCGATCGTGCCGTAGGGCTCATTGACGGTCATCGTCACATGCTGCGACTTGGTCGCCGTCACCGCGCCGTCGAACTTGTCGGCCTGGGCGGCATACCAGAAGCAGCGGCGGATCGCGGCGTCGACCTCCTCCTCGGGCTTCGCCACGGCGCCCGTCGCGGCGAGAGCGGCGGTGAATTCATCCCGGCGCTGGCCGAGGTTCTCGGCGAGGAAATAGAGCACCTGCGCGCGGTTGTGCGCGGTCACGCCGCCCCAGCCCTTCGCGCCGTTCGCCGCCTCGACGGCGTTGCGCACGTCCTTGCGGTTGGCAAGGCCGGCCTGGCCGATGCCGGCGCCGCCCTTGCCGCGCACGGTGTAGCTCTGCCCGCCGTCCGGCCGGACCTGCTTGCCGCCGATATAGAGCTTCGCCGTGATGTCGATTGCGGCGCGGTCGGCCTTGCCGGCGGCGGGGGCGACGTCGACCGGCGCGGCGGAGGCCGCCCGCGGCTTGCCCTGCCGTTCCCAGCCGGTGGAGAGATATTCCAGCATGCCCGCCCGGCCGCCTTCGCGCCCGTATCCGCTCTCGCGATACCCGCCGAAGGGGGCGGCCGCATCGAACATGTTGGTGGTGTTGATCCACACCACGCCCGCCTTGACGCGCGCGGCAAGGTCGATCGCGCGGTTGACGTTCTCCGACCAGACCGAGGCGGCAAGGCCGTAGCGCGTGTCGTTGGCGAGCGTCACCGCCTCGTCGGGCGTGCGGAAGGTCGCCGTGGTGGCGACGGGGCCGAAGATCTCGACCTGCGAAACGATGTTCGCCGGCTGGCTCTCCGTGAAGAAGCCCGGCGTGCAGAAGGCGCCGCGCTCGGGCAGCGTCACCGGCGCGAGGTTGAGTTTGGCGCCTTCGGCCTCGCCCGCCTCCAGCAGGGACTGGATGCGGGCGAGCTGCTTCATCGACACAACGGCGCCCATGTCCATCGTCTTGTCGAGCGGGTCGCCGACGCGCAGCCTCGCCATGCGGGCCCTCAGCTTGTCGAAGAAGCGCGGCGCGATCCCTTCCTGCACGAGAAGGCGCGAACCGGCGCAGCACACCTCGCCCTGGTTGAACCAGATGGCGTCCACCACGCCTTCGACGGCTGCGTCGAGATCGGCGTCCTCCAGCACGATGAAGGGCGACTTGCCGCCGAGTTCGAGGCTCAGCTTCTTGCCGGAGCCGGCGATCTGCCGGCGGATGATGCGGCCGACCTCCGTCGAGCCGGTGAAGGCGACCTTGTCGACGTCAGGGTGGCCGGCGATCGCCGCCCCGGTCTCGCCGTCGCCCTGCACGATGTTGACCACGCCCGGCGGCAGCCCTATCTCGTCGAGCAGTTCGGCAAAGGCGAAGGCGGTCATCGGCGTGAGATCGGCCGGCTTCAGGACGACCGTGTTGCCGGCCGCAAGCGCCGGAGCCACCTTCCAGGCGAGCATCAGCAGCGGAAAGTTCCAGGGAATGATCTGGCCGCACACGCCGACCGGACGATGCTGGGGGAACTCGTCAGCGACGAGCTCGGCCCAGCCGGCATGATGATAGAAGTGGCGGGCGACGAGCGGGATGTCGATGTCGCGCGTCTCGCGGATCGTCTTGCCGTTGTCCATGGTCTCCAGCACGCAGAAGAAGCGCTCGCGCTTCTGGATGTGCCGCGCGATCGCATAGAGATATTTCGCCCGCTCGTGGCCGGAAAGCGCCGACCACCGGGGAAATGCCGCGCGCGCCGCCGCGACGGCGGCGTCGACGTCGGCCGCCGTGCCCTTGGCGAGGCGGCCGATGACCTCTTCCGTCGCCGGGTTGACGACGTCGAGAAGCTCGCCGTCCGCCGGCGTGAACTTGCCGTCGATATAATGGCCGATGCCGGCGGCACGGGTGGAGAGCCAGGCCTTGACCTCTGCATTGCTTTCGGGGGCGGGGCCGTATTCCATGGTCTGCATGATGTCCTTGATGGAAGGCATGGTCTAACCTCAGGCCAGCGCGTGGCGGTTGGCGGCCGAGTAGCGGCCCGTAACGTGGTGTTCGAGCTGGCGTTCGATGTCGCCGAGCATGGAGGAGGCGCCGATGCGGAAGAGATCGGGCATCATGAAGCGCGTGCCGAGCTCCTCCTTCATGAGGATCAGCCAGTTCATCGCGTCCTTGGCGGTTTTCAACCCGCCGGCCGGCTTGAAGCCGACCATCTGGCCGGTGCGGCCGTTGTAGTCGCGCAGCGCCCGCACCATGGTCAGCGAGACCGGCAGCGTCGCGTTGACGTCCTCCTTGCCGGTCGAGGTCTTGATGAAGTCCGAGCCCGCCTGCATGGCGACCATGGAGGCCTTGTAGACGTTGGAAAGCGTCTTGAGGTCGCCGGTCGCCAGGATCGCCTTCATATGCGCCTCGCCGCAGGCCTCGCGCATCTGCCGGATCTCGTCGTAGAGCGCCGCCCAGTCTCCCCGCAGCACATGCTCGCGGGTGATGACGATGTCGATTTCCTTCGCGCCCTGCTCGACGGCATAGCGGATCTCGGCCAGCCGCAGCGGCAGCGGCATCAGGCCGGCGGGAAAGCCCGTGGCGACCGAGGCGACCGGGATGCCGCTGCCTTCGAGCGCCCTGACCGCATGCGCCACCATGGTCGGATAGACGCAGACGGCACCGACCGTCAGGCGCTCGATGCCGAGCGCTTCCAGGATGTCGGCGCGCACCGGCGCCCTTGCCTTCGCGCAAAGACGCTTGACGCGCCCCTCGGTGTCGTCGCCGGACAGCGTGGTGAGGTCGATGCAGGTGACCGCGCGCAGCAGCCAGGCCGCCTGCCAGTCCTTCTTGACGGAGCGCCGGGTGGGCAGGCTCGCGGCGCGGCGCTGCGCGGCCGACAGGTTGACCGTGTGGGTCTCGAACCAGTCGGGTGTCAGCGGCGTGCCCTGCGGGCGGGCGAAATGGTCTGTCATGGTGGGTTCCAGCGTTTTTCCTTGGGGTTTCATGCCCGGCCTCTGCGGATGTCGATGAAGCGGTTGAGGAGGATGGCCGCGATGATGATCAGGCCCGTCACGGTCATCTGGTAGAACGAGCCGAGGCCGAGGAGGTTGAAGATGTTGCGCAGCACCTGCAGCAGCATGACGGCGAAGAAGGTGCCGAGGACGCCGCCGCGCCCGCCGAACAGCGAGGTGCCGCCGAGCACCACCGCGGCGATGGCGTCGAGCTCCAGTCCCTGCGCGGCCGTCGGCTGGCCGATGCGCAGGCGCGACGTCAGCAGGATGCCTGCAAGCGCGCTCATGATGCCGGAAACCGTGAAGACCAGCACGAGGATGCGCGTCGTCGGCAGGCCGGAAAGCCGTGCCGCCTCGGCATTGCCGCCGGTCGCGTAGACGGATTCGCCGAAGACCGTCAGCCTGAGAAGCGCGCCGGCGGCAACGCACAGCACGACGAAGATCAGCCCCATCGAGCTGACCTGCAGGCCGGGCAGGACCGGAACCATCGTCGACGAGATCGCCCCGAAGGACGGTGGGAGGCCGGAGACGGGAACGCCGTCCGTCAGGAGATAGGTGATGCCGCGGAAGGAGACGAGGCCCGCCAGCGAGACGATGAAGCTCGGCACCTCGGCAAGCGCGGTGATGAGGCCGATGACGGCGCCGGCAAGCGCGCCCGTCAGGATGGTGATGGCGAGG
It encodes the following:
- a CDS encoding biotin-dependent carboxyltransferase family protein — encoded protein: MSTHSITVLKPGLETTVQELPGRIGYLEQGFPVSGPFDKWSFRQANLLAGNPRDAAALECQFLGPALRFECDAVVAVTGADMRPKLDGQPVPMWQSVPVAAGQVLELAAAYTGARGYIAVSGGIDTPVVLGSRAVFHMARVGGQALAKDQILPLGPQPTGPRDLLAVPEAVRPPFPTDRTWQIEALAGPNDDWLDDASVEMFFSADWSVQAKSNRTGIRLTGPEFGFAGRALSKGSDHGQDPSNIIDHGYPLGAVNLAGQTPIILVNDAPSTGGFINPFTVASAALWKLAQAKPGDILRFRRVDREEAARLRAALETVTSAGVTVRV
- a CDS encoding ABC transporter permease — encoded protein: MTETATGVPPARNSGRRIADLLIEYNFIAIFLVVVAIAAVLSPNFLTPTNIANLFQQAAVVGVVAVGMTFVILTGNIDLSVGSVVALCGMLIAVLLAGGMPILPALAITILTGALAGAVIGLITALAEVPSFIVSLAGLVSFRGITYLLTDGVPVSGLPPSFGAISSTMVPVLPGLQVSSMGLIFVVLCVAAGALLRLTVFGESVYATGGNAEAARLSGLPTTRILVLVFTVSGIMSALAGILLTSRLRIGQPTAAQGLELDAIAAVVLGGTSLFGGRGGVLGTFFAVMLLQVLRNIFNLLGLGSFYQMTVTGLIIIAAILLNRFIDIRRGRA
- a CDS encoding acetyl-CoA carboxylase biotin carboxylase subunit, which gives rise to MSAPIRKLLVANRGEIAVRIIRAAKELGIATVQVVSEADRDMLAARMADETIEIGPAAAAKSYLNVDNVLDALRRSGADALHPGYGFLSENAGFARAVTDMGRIFVGPDADTIERMGDKVNARRAAIAAGVPVVPGSEGRLDDAGDALKLAGEMGYPVMVKAAAGGGGRGIRVVRSAEELAAAVPQAIAEARASFGDGGLYMEAFIENARHIEVQVLGDGKSVVHLFERECSLQRRRQKVWEEAPAAALPPEMREALCASAVRLASAVGYRGAGTMEYLYDPARKAFYFIEMNTRIQVEHPVTEMITGVDLVREMLMIAGGAALSMTQDDIRCDGHAIEVRINAEDPARNFLPSPGPVDRFKVPHGDGIRFDTGFDAGSRVPPYYDSLVGKLIVRGASRAEAIARLAAALKETEIGPIATTLALHRALAEAPDVLSGEVSTQWLETWLAESPPGL
- a CDS encoding HAD family phosphatase, whose amino-acid sequence is MTARMPETIRAVIFDFDGVIADSEAIALEELAAEMTERGAAVSYEEARALFLGVSTARHMDYIAERTGAPCVPDFPDVWHARLYRRYRSELAAMDGIAGLLDDLERQGIACCIASGGSPQRIAFALDCLGLADRFAGAAFSAEAVPRGKPAPDLFLHAAAEMGYAPGESVVVEDAVAGAEAAGAAGMACIGFLGGSHLEGHRDAQRRLLCEAGARTAVESHGALGALLLPATACARGPA
- a CDS encoding allophanate hydrolase subunit 1, whose translation is MLHETLRFFPGGDRAVEVELGDGMDFTLNFTVHRLVAAIREAAIPAIEDIIPELASLQINYDPDRMSYEDLVQEIAAIYGRIGTGISGTLPSRLVTMPVCYFEAETTACIEDYRRTYPEKRADPDLLCELNGLEDRAALARRHSATEYWVAALGFWPGLCSLLPLRPGSRITAPKYNPPRTWTPKGAVGIGGALSCIYPDRTPGGYQLIGRCPAPIYDGAQRLPAFRDSLALLRAGDRVRFRPVSAEECAWIDAEVAAGRYEHDIVEYQVFSVDRYLDWARAHGEKA
- a CDS encoding GntR family transcriptional regulator, which codes for MTKIEREPLSDRAYGEILKGMSDGTFAPMQPMVIRNLADSFGISATPIREALQRLVAERLLVQLPNRQIVVPQMTVERFNHLLPMRVALEGMAAELATPLFTDEDFVRMEALIGRIAETTLTFDARAYLKLNREFHFSIYEKSGNPELLLVIQGLWLKVGPVFNGLFDADHYREHANDEHRNILAAMKRRDAVAAREAMADDLKLAAKALLPRLLRTPAD
- a CDS encoding phosphotransferase, which codes for MSESLNTVSTSDPVHGALGGTLNSPPPAIDEATAVRLMKTHFGITGVAETIACERDANFHIVADDGRGFTLKVSNPAEPEINTNFQTEALLWLQARDPGLPVPKVVRALDGRSEFPLVLEDGRSSVIRVLTWLEGVPVVRVGVTPALRRDMARSLARLGAAFEGFDHPASGHEILWDVKNAATLRPLIEALKEPDLRGQLTAELDHFERDVLPVLSTLRQRVVHNDLNLHNVVLDPADPDRITGILDFGDMVKTPLIIDLAVAASYHTQLPEENLAAVCDMVRAYHAVLPLERREVEVLRDLVVARLMTTVAITEGRAARYPQNAAYILRNNGPAREGLRLFATLPRDQVTAALMAACNME
- a CDS encoding aspartate aminotransferase family protein, producing the protein MNTQESMVNAFIEGAAELDEATASMIAERKALLGPAYRLMYERPLHFVRGEGVWLYDPEGNAYLDAYNNVTSIGHCHPKVVEAIREQVGVLATNTRYLHAGVLSYARRLLATMPSEVEHLMFTCTGSDANDLAIRIAQAHTGGKGIIVTETAYHGITQAVSEFSPSLGENVNLGVHVRTVPAPDSYRSGNVAEEFTAAVKAAIADLQRHGIKPALFICDGLFASDGVFDGPAGFLKGAVDAIRAAGGVYIADEVQSGFGRTGEAMWGFQRHGVVPDLVTMGKPMGNGFPVAGVAARAELLAEFGKKARYFNTFGGNAVAVAAASAVLDVIEEENLLENARTIGLHLRQGFEALARTHPCIGDVRGAGLFLGVEIVSDRARKTPDGATATRIINGLRDENVLISGCAKAANVLKIRPPLVFSRENADELIAKLGRVLQRLS
- a CDS encoding acetyl-CoA carboxylase, yielding MTIKTIEAILPGVIYLSSSPDAPPFKNAGDKVAAGETVALVEVMKSFLPVEADAEGTFLGYSVESGSNVEPGEAVCRIESTQ
- a CDS encoding aldehyde dehydrogenase family protein; its protein translation is MPSIKDIMQTMEYGPAPESNAEVKAWLSTRAAGIGHYIDGKFTPADGELLDVVNPATEEVIGRLAKGTAADVDAAVAAARAAFPRWSALSGHERAKYLYAIARHIQKRERFFCVLETMDNGKTIRETRDIDIPLVARHFYHHAGWAELVADEFPQHRPVGVCGQIIPWNFPLLMLAWKVAPALAAGNTVVLKPADLTPMTAFAFAELLDEIGLPPGVVNIVQGDGETGAAIAGHPDVDKVAFTGSTEVGRIIRRQIAGSGKKLSLELGGKSPFIVLEDADLDAAVEGVVDAIWFNQGEVCCAGSRLLVQEGIAPRFFDKLRARMARLRVGDPLDKTMDMGAVVSMKQLARIQSLLEAGEAEGAKLNLAPVTLPERGAFCTPGFFTESQPANIVSQVEIFGPVATTATFRTPDEAVTLANDTRYGLAASVWSENVNRAIDLAARVKAGVVWINTTNMFDAAAPFGGYRESGYGREGGRAGMLEYLSTGWERQGKPRAASAAPVDVAPAAGKADRAAIDITAKLYIGGKQVRPDGGQSYTVRGKGGAGIGQAGLANRKDVRNAVEAANGAKGWGGVTAHNRAQVLYFLAENLGQRRDEFTAALAATGAVAKPEEEVDAAIRRCFWYAAQADKFDGAVTATKSQHVTMTVNEPYGTIGIVAPDEAPLLALLSLVLPAIAMGNRVVAVASQAHPLVAARLYQVFETSDIPAGVVNLLTGERDVLARTLAEHDDVSALWYCGSEDGSRMVETASAGNLKPVWVDQGRLRDWRDPRFGQGQEYLRRATQVKTIWLPYGE
- the deoC gene encoding deoxyribose-phosphate aldolase, whose product is MTDHFARPQGTPLTPDWFETHTVNLSAAQRRAASLPTRRSVKKDWQAAWLLRAVTCIDLTTLSGDDTEGRVKRLCAKARAPVRADILEALGIERLTVGAVCVYPTMVAHAVRALEGSGIPVASVATGFPAGLMPLPLRLAEIRYAVEQGAKEIDIVITREHVLRGDWAALYDEIRQMREACGEAHMKAILATGDLKTLSNVYKASMVAMQAGSDFIKTSTGKEDVNATLPVSLTMVRALRDYNGRTGQMVGFKPAGGLKTAKDAMNWLILMKEELGTRFMMPDLFRIGASSMLGDIERQLEHHVTGRYSAANRHALA